In the genome of Serratia symbiotica (Periphyllus acericola), the window CAATACGCTGGTGATTGCCATATCGGAATAATGTGGTGGGCGACCACGCCGAGAAGGTTTTGCCTCGCAGTACCAGGCGTGAAGTGCCGTTTCATCCCCCCAGCAAGTGAGTGAACCCCGAGTGGTAATGGCGTTGTTGTAAGCCTTCCAGTTGGTGATGTTGAACTTTTGCTGGGCCACGGAATATCGCTATTTTGAAAGAAGGAGAGTGATCTGATCCTCGTGCCGGCCAAATGTTCGATTTATTCAACAACGCCTTTATTTGTCCTGAAAGCTGTGGTGAAGATATTTTCGCTTATTACTCAACAAGTAAGATGGATGGTTACAGAACGTTAAAGGCGGGTCAACAGGTCAGTTTTGATGTGTACCAAGGGCCAAAAGTGAACCATGCAAGCCTTATTGTGCCACTGGAAAACCAAGTTCTGACTTAAGCGCCCTCCATAGAGTTGTTATGCAATGACACCTGGTAAAAATGCCAGCCACTGTGTGGCTGGCATTTTTATTCATTTACTCGCGCGCCAAAGCATCGATCGGATTCAGCCGCGCAGCGTTGCGCGCTGTGGCAGATAGCCGAACACCACGCCGATGCCGGTTGAACAGACAAACGCACACAGCAGCGCTGTCGGCGGGAAGCTGATCTACCAGCCTGGTAACAGCAGTTGTACCAGCAGGACAATGGCAAACGACAGCGTGATCCCAAGCGCACAACCGACTAAGCAAACCAATATCGCCTCGATCAGAAAC includes:
- a CDS encoding cold shock domain-containing protein — its product is MFDLFNNAFICPESCGEDIFAYYSTSKMDGYRTLKAGQQVSFDVYQGPKVNHASLIVPLENQVLT